One part of the Denticeps clupeoides chromosome 8, fDenClu1.1, whole genome shotgun sequence genome encodes these proteins:
- the chst3a gene encoding carbohydrate sulfotransferase 3a, whose protein sequence is MWHRNAVRSMRNKYLIVIVICIVALILIGNENNIISRISDRLTFQQTPQVTVSAPVWLEVDETDSQQLSGSDVTKFTETSEKDKGSQKHILILTSTRTGSSFVGEFFNQHGSNMFYLFEPLWHLERKLSVVNASANSTATYRDVLQSLFLCDFDLLERFISPSPKEHVTSALFRRESSMALCEENVCSPVVKDVFEKYRCKNRNCGPLNLTLASQACQSKEHRAIKTVRVGRLETLQPLVEDPRMNIKLIHLVRDPRAVLASRMVAFHYKYQNWKNHALKGEVPVEEVKRLQGNCMKIRMSAELGLGRPNWLMNRYMLVRYEDIARYPMQKAAEMYTFAGIPFSNQARVWILKNTQASQKVSGDVYSTQKNSSEHVEKWRFTIPFKLAQVVQNVCGPTMKLFGYRFVDSEQTLLNKSISLLEERDFHLS, encoded by the exons ATGTGGCATAGAAATGCAGTCAGAAGCATGAGGAACAAGTATCTAATCGTGATTGTTATTTGTATTGTGGCCCTTATCCTCATTGGCAATGAAAATAACATTATTTCAAGG ATCTCTGATAGGCTGACATTTCAACAGACCCCCCAGGTCACAGTTTCTGCACCCGTTTGGCTGGAGGTGGACGAAACTGACAGTCAGCAGCTCTCTGGGTCAGACGTGACCAAGTTCACTGAGACAAGCGAAAAGGACAAAGGATCCCAGAAGCATATCCTCATCCTGACCTCCACCAGGACTGGCTCATCGTTTGTGGGCGAGTTCTTTAACCAGCACGGCTCTAACATGTTCTACTTATTCGAACCACTGTGGCACCTGGAGAGGAAACTGTCTGTGGTCAACGCCTCCGCCAACTCCACAGCTACCTACAGGGACGTTCTCCAGAGCCTCTTCCTCTGTGACTTCGACCTGCTGGAACGCTTCATCAGCCCTTCACCAAAGGAGCATGTGACTTCTGCACTGTTTCGCCGTGAGTCCAGCATGGCTCTTTGTGAAGAGAATGTCTGTTCACCAGTGGTCAAGGATGTGTTTGAGAAGTACCGCTGCAAGAACCGAAACTGCGGACCACTAAACCTAACGCTGGCTTCCCAGGCCTGCCAAAGCAAGGAGCACCGGGCTATCAAGACAGTCCGTGTGGGGCGGCTGGAAACCCTCCAGCCCTTGGTGGAGGACCCCAGGATGAACATCAAGTTAATTCATCTGGTGCGTGACCCCAGAGCAGTTCTGGCCTCTAGAATGGTGGCCTTCCATTACAAGTACCAGAACTGGAAGAACCATGCACTGAAAGGAGAGGTGCCCGTTGAAGAAGTGAAGAGGCTGCAGGGAAACTGCATGAAGATCCGGATGTCAGCTGAGTTGGGTTTGGGCCGGCCCAATTGGCTGATGAACCGGTACATGCTGGTGCGATACGAGGACATTGCACGCTATCCCATGCAGAAGGCTGCAGAGATGTACACTTTTGCTGGAATCCCATTCTCCAACCAGGCCAGGGTCTGGATCCTTAAAAACACTCAAGCATCTCAGAAAGTTAGTGGTGATGTGTACTCCACACAGAAGAACTCATCAGAACATGTGGAGAAATGGAGGTTCACCATACCTTTCAAACTAGCCCAGGTTGTTCAGAACGTTTGTGGGCCAACCATGAAACTGTTTGGATACAGATTTGTGGACAGTGAGCAAACATTGCTAAACAAGTCCATCAGTTTGCTTGAAGAAAGAGATTTTCATTTGTCATAG